Proteins from a single region of Pseudomonas phenolilytica:
- a CDS encoding GNAT family N-acetyltransferase, translated as MNNIQVRIADWQKDNADLRRIREAVFIAEQAVPPEQEWDADDVEAVHFLALEDGYAIGTARLLADGQIGRVAVLRDWRGMNVGDALMQAVLAEAERRGLREQKLTAQVHATRFYERLGFEVVSEEFLEAGIPHVDMLRNSH; from the coding sequence ATGAATAACATCCAAGTACGCATCGCCGATTGGCAGAAGGACAACGCCGACCTGCGGCGCATACGCGAAGCGGTGTTCATCGCCGAACAGGCCGTCCCGCCAGAACAGGAATGGGATGCCGACGATGTCGAGGCCGTGCATTTCCTTGCACTCGAGGATGGTTACGCCATCGGTACCGCACGGCTGCTCGCGGACGGCCAGATCGGTCGCGTCGCCGTTCTGCGCGACTGGCGCGGCATGAATGTGGGCGACGCGCTGATGCAAGCGGTACTCGCCGAAGCCGAACGCCGCGGCCTGCGTGAACAGAAACTGACCGCACAGGTACATGCAACCCGTTTCTACGAACGGCTGGGTTTCGAGGTCGTCAGCGAGGAGTTTCTCGAAGCCGGCATCCCGCACGTGGACATGCTGCGCAATAGCCACTGA
- a CDS encoding cupin domain-containing protein — protein MTSDAPLQILGGLSAREFLRDYWQKKPLLIRQAIPDFQSPISPDELAGLSLEEEVESRVVIEHGDSPWELRRGPFAEDTYQQLPERDWTLLVQAVDQLVPEVAELLGQFRFLPNWRIDDVMISYAAPGGGVGPHFDNYDVFLLQAHGQRRWRIGQMCDSDSALLEHGDLRILADFQGTDEWVLEPGDMLYLPPRLAHFGTAEDACMTYSVGFRAPSAAEVLTHFTDFLAQFLPDEERYGDADLQPSDDPYQIQSDALERLKRLLAEHMGDERLLLTWFGQFMTEPRYPERIEGVELTEQDLRAALADGAVLVRNPAARMAWSEIDLGLLLFASGQSRLLPIQLRDLLKLICSADALHEDNLAPWLGDNDGRKLLQELIKQGSLEFADE, from the coding sequence ATGACTTCTGATGCTCCACTTCAAATCCTCGGCGGCCTCAGCGCGCGGGAGTTCCTCCGTGACTACTGGCAGAAGAAGCCGCTGCTGATCCGCCAGGCCATCCCGGATTTCCAAAGCCCCATCTCGCCGGACGAGCTGGCCGGCCTTTCTCTCGAAGAGGAAGTCGAGTCGCGCGTGGTCATCGAGCACGGTGACAGCCCGTGGGAGCTGCGCCGCGGCCCCTTCGCCGAGGACACCTACCAGCAGCTGCCCGAGCGTGACTGGACCCTGCTGGTCCAGGCCGTCGATCAGCTGGTGCCCGAAGTGGCAGAGCTGCTCGGGCAGTTCCGCTTTCTCCCGAACTGGCGCATCGACGACGTAATGATCAGCTACGCCGCACCGGGCGGCGGCGTAGGCCCGCATTTCGACAACTACGACGTGTTCCTGCTGCAGGCGCACGGTCAACGGCGCTGGCGCATCGGCCAGATGTGCGACAGTGACAGCGCACTGCTCGAGCATGGCGACCTGCGCATCCTCGCCGACTTCCAGGGTACCGACGAATGGGTTCTGGAGCCTGGCGACATGCTGTACCTACCGCCGCGCCTGGCACACTTCGGCACGGCCGAGGATGCCTGCATGACCTATTCGGTGGGCTTCCGCGCGCCCAGCGCCGCCGAGGTGCTAACCCACTTCACCGATTTCCTCGCCCAGTTTCTGCCGGATGAAGAACGCTACGGCGACGCCGATCTGCAACCGAGCGACGATCCCTACCAGATTCAGAGTGACGCGCTGGAACGTCTGAAAAGGCTGCTGGCCGAGCATATGGGCGACGAGCGACTGCTGCTAACCTGGTTCGGCCAGTTCATGACCGAGCCTCGCTATCCCGAGCGGATCGAAGGCGTCGAACTGACCGAGCAGGATCTGCGCGCAGCGCTCGCCGATGGCGCCGTGCTGGTACGCAATCCCGCGGCGCGCATGGCCTGGAGTGAGATCGATCTCGGCCTGCTACTGTTCGCCAGCGGCCAGAGTCGTCTGCTCCCCATCCAACTCCGCGATCTGCTCAAGCTGATCTGCTCGGCCGACGCCCTGCACGAGGACAATCTTGCTCCGTGGCTTGGCGATAACGACGGGCGTAAGCTGCTGCAGGAATTGATCAAACAAGGAAGCCTGGAGTTCGCTGATGAATAA
- the purB gene encoding adenylosuccinate lyase: MQLSSLTAVSPVDGRYAGKTSALRPIFSEFGLIRCRVQVEVRWLQRLAAHPGIPEVAPFSAEANALLDKLADNFQLEHAERVKEFERTTNHDVKAVEYLLKEQAKQLPELAAVNEFIHFACTSEDINNLSHALMLREGRDQVLLPLMRQIAEAIRALAIKFADVPMLSRTHGQPASPTTLGKELANVVYRLERQIKQVAEVPLLGKINGAVGNYNAHLSAYPQVDWEANAREFIEQDLGLRWNPYTTQIEPHDYIAELFDAIARFNTILIDFDRDIWGYISLGYFKQKTVAGEIGSSTMPHKVNPIDFENSEGNLGIANAILQHLASKLPISRWQRDLTDSTVLRNLGVGFAHSVIAYEASLKGIGKLELNAARIAEDLDNCWEVLAEPVQTVMRRYAVENAYEKLKDLTRGKGITPDALLAFIDALQIPAEAKAELRKLTPASYIGNAGDQAKRV, translated from the coding sequence ATGCAGCTTTCCTCGCTCACGGCGGTTTCCCCCGTCGATGGCCGCTACGCCGGCAAAACCAGCGCCCTGCGCCCGATCTTCAGCGAATTCGGCCTGATCCGTTGCCGTGTTCAGGTCGAAGTGCGCTGGCTCCAGCGTCTGGCGGCTCACCCGGGCATCCCGGAAGTCGCGCCATTCTCTGCCGAAGCCAACGCGCTGCTGGATAAGCTGGCGGACAATTTCCAGCTGGAGCACGCCGAGCGCGTCAAAGAGTTCGAGCGCACCACCAATCACGACGTGAAAGCCGTCGAGTACCTGCTCAAGGAGCAGGCCAAGCAGCTGCCGGAACTGGCCGCTGTCAACGAATTCATCCACTTCGCCTGCACCAGCGAAGACATCAACAACCTGTCCCATGCGCTGATGCTGCGCGAGGGCCGCGACCAGGTACTGCTGCCGCTGATGCGCCAGATTGCCGAGGCAATCCGCGCGCTGGCCATCAAGTTCGCCGATGTCCCGATGCTCTCCCGCACCCACGGGCAGCCGGCCTCGCCGACCACGCTCGGCAAAGAGCTGGCCAACGTCGTGTATCGCCTGGAGCGGCAGATCAAGCAGGTCGCGGAAGTGCCGCTGCTGGGTAAGATCAACGGCGCCGTGGGCAACTACAACGCACACCTGTCCGCTTATCCGCAGGTGGACTGGGAAGCCAACGCCCGCGAGTTCATCGAGCAGGACCTGGGTCTGAGGTGGAACCCCTACACCACTCAGATCGAGCCGCATGACTACATCGCCGAGCTGTTCGACGCCATCGCGCGCTTCAACACCATCCTCATCGACTTCGACCGCGATATCTGGGGCTACATCTCCCTCGGTTACTTCAAGCAGAAGACCGTGGCCGGCGAGATCGGCTCTTCGACCATGCCGCACAAGGTCAACCCGATCGACTTCGAAAACTCCGAAGGCAACCTCGGCATCGCCAACGCCATCCTCCAGCATCTGGCCAGCAAACTGCCGATCTCCCGCTGGCAGCGCGATCTGACCGACTCCACTGTCCTGCGCAATCTGGGCGTGGGCTTCGCCCATAGCGTCATCGCCTACGAAGCCAGCCTCAAGGGCATCGGCAAACTGGAGCTGAACGCTGCGCGCATCGCCGAAGACCTGGACAACTGCTGGGAAGTGCTGGCCGAGCCGGTACAGACCGTCATGCGTCGCTATGCCGTGGAAAACGCCTACGAAAAACTCAAGGATCTCACCCGCGGCAAGGGCATCACGCCGGACGCCCTGCTGGCCTTCATCGACGCGCTGCAGATTCCAGCCGAAGCCAAAGCCGAACTACGCAAACTGACTCCGGCCAGCTACATCGGCAACGCCGGCGATCAGGCCAAGCGCGTCTGA
- the hflD gene encoding high frequency lysogenization protein HflD, producing MSSVEEQLIALGAVFEAAVLVDRIARTGQAPTAQVACMLGSLLARNPQTTLEIYGGDDLNLRDGYRALVGALERDSSSLQREPLRYALAMVGLERQLDKRGDMLQVIGSRLDQIQQQVEHFGLTHENVIASFGGLYQDTLSTFRQRIQVQGDMRHLQQPDNAAKIRALLLAGIRSARLWRQLGGHRWQMIISRRKLLDALYPKVRSQTDNH from the coding sequence ATGAGTTCCGTCGAAGAGCAACTGATCGCCCTTGGCGCCGTCTTCGAGGCTGCCGTGCTGGTTGATCGCATCGCCCGCACGGGCCAGGCCCCCACCGCACAGGTTGCCTGCATGCTCGGCAGTCTGCTGGCGCGCAACCCGCAGACGACGCTGGAAATCTACGGCGGCGACGATCTCAATCTGCGCGACGGCTATCGCGCTCTGGTAGGCGCGCTGGAGCGCGACAGCAGCAGCCTGCAACGCGAACCGCTGCGCTACGCGCTGGCGATGGTCGGTCTCGAACGACAACTGGACAAGCGTGGCGACATGCTGCAGGTCATCGGCAGCCGGCTCGATCAGATCCAGCAGCAGGTCGAGCACTTCGGCCTGACGCATGAGAATGTCATCGCCTCATTCGGCGGTCTGTATCAGGACACTCTGAGCACATTCCGCCAGCGCATTCAGGTGCAGGGCGACATGCGCCACCTGCAGCAGCCGGACAACGCCGCGAAGATTCGCGCGCTGCTGCTGGCCGGTATCCGCTCGGCCCGCCTGTGGCGACAGCTCGGCGGGCATCGCTGGCAGATGATTATCAGCCGACGCAAACTGCTCGACGCGCTGTATCCCAAGGTTCGCTCGCAGACCGATAACCACTGA
- the mnmA gene encoding tRNA 2-thiouridine(34) synthase MnmA, whose amino-acid sequence MPASAITAPENTRVIVGMSGGVDSSVSALLLLEQGYQVEGLFMKNWEEDDGTEYCTAKEDLADAQAVCDSIGIKLHTANFAAEYWDNVFEHFLAEYKAGRTPNPDILCNREIKFKAFLDYALMLGADLIATGHYVRRRDVDGRSELLKGLDPNKDQSYFLHAVGGAQLSKTLFPVGELEKPAVRAIAEKYGLATAKKKDSTGICFIGERRFSDFLRQYLPAQPGNIETIDGEVIGRHHGLMYHTIGQRQGLGIGGLKDASDEPWYVLSKDLQRNVLIVGQGNDHPWLFARALLASEIYWVNPLDISTPRRLTAKVRYRQTDQDCTLEKTAQGYRVLFDAPQRAVTPGQSVVLYDGEICLGGGVIEHAEPWFEGAHP is encoded by the coding sequence ATGCCTGCTTCAGCCATCACCGCCCCGGAAAACACTCGCGTCATTGTCGGCATGTCCGGCGGCGTGGACTCCTCCGTTTCCGCCCTTCTGCTGCTCGAACAGGGGTATCAGGTAGAAGGCCTGTTCATGAAAAACTGGGAGGAAGACGACGGTACCGAGTACTGCACCGCCAAGGAAGATCTCGCCGACGCGCAGGCCGTATGCGACAGCATCGGCATCAAGCTGCACACCGCCAATTTCGCCGCCGAGTACTGGGATAACGTGTTCGAGCACTTCCTCGCCGAATACAAGGCCGGACGCACGCCCAACCCGGACATCCTCTGCAACCGCGAAATCAAGTTCAAGGCGTTCCTCGACTATGCCCTGATGCTCGGCGCGGACCTGATCGCCACCGGCCATTATGTGCGTCGCCGCGACGTAGACGGGCGCAGCGAGCTGCTCAAAGGCCTGGACCCGAACAAGGACCAGAGCTATTTCCTGCACGCCGTCGGCGGTGCACAACTGAGCAAGACACTGTTCCCCGTCGGCGAGCTGGAAAAGCCTGCGGTGCGGGCAATCGCCGAGAAATACGGGCTGGCCACGGCGAAGAAGAAGGACTCCACTGGCATCTGCTTCATCGGAGAGCGCCGTTTCAGCGATTTCCTCAGGCAGTACCTCCCCGCTCAGCCGGGAAATATCGAAACCATCGACGGCGAAGTTATCGGCCGCCACCACGGCCTGATGTACCACACTATCGGTCAACGCCAGGGCCTGGGCATCGGCGGCCTCAAGGACGCCTCGGACGAGCCCTGGTACGTACTCAGCAAGGACCTGCAGCGCAACGTGTTGATCGTCGGCCAGGGCAACGATCACCCCTGGCTGTTTGCCCGCGCCCTGCTCGCTTCAGAAATCTACTGGGTCAACCCGCTGGATATCAGCACCCCGCGCCGACTGACTGCCAAGGTGCGCTACCGACAGACAGACCAAGACTGCACACTGGAGAAAACTGCACAGGGCTACCGTGTGCTCTTCGACGCTCCGCAGCGCGCCGTGACGCCCGGCCAGTCCGTGGTGCTCTACGATGGCGAAATCTGCCTGGGGGGCGGCGTGATTGAGCACGCCGAGCCTTGGTTCGAAGGAGCCCACCCATGA
- a CDS encoding NUDIX hydrolase has product MDWCPHVTVATIIEDSGRFLLVEELKAGRLVLNQPAGHLEANETLRQAAIRETLEETGWDVELTGVTGIYLYTAPSNGVTYQRVCFTAKAIRHDPQRELDDGIVAATWLSRDELVAQPGRWRSELVLRCIDDYLRGPIHALDVVRD; this is encoded by the coding sequence ATGGACTGGTGCCCCCATGTAACCGTGGCCACGATCATCGAGGATTCAGGTCGTTTCCTTCTCGTCGAGGAACTGAAGGCCGGACGCCTGGTGCTCAACCAGCCCGCCGGCCATCTGGAGGCCAACGAAACCCTGCGCCAGGCCGCGATACGGGAAACGCTCGAAGAAACCGGCTGGGACGTGGAGCTTACCGGCGTGACCGGCATCTATCTCTACACCGCACCGAGCAATGGTGTGACCTACCAGCGCGTCTGCTTCACCGCCAAGGCGATCCGGCACGATCCGCAACGCGAGCTGGATGACGGGATCGTCGCGGCCACCTGGCTCAGTCGCGATGAGCTGGTCGCGCAACCTGGGCGCTGGCGCAGTGAACTCGTCCTGCGCTGTATCGACGACTATCTGCGTGGCCCGATACATGCCTTGGACGTCGTTCGCGACTGA
- a CDS encoding NADP-dependent isocitrate dehydrogenase translates to MPTRSKIIYTFTDEAPALATYSLLPIVEAFAASADIAVETSDISLAGRILANFADYLDADKRVEDSLAALAELTMQPDANIVKLPNISASVPQLKAAIAELQALGYNVPNYPEDPQTDAEKEVRARYGKVLGSAVNPVLREGNSDRRAPAAVKAYARKHPHSMGKWSKASQSHADYMRGGDFFSSEQSITMEKAGDVRLEFVGKDGQVQVKKQLSLLEGEVLDSMFMSCKKLRAFFEDTLQDCKETGVMWSLHVKATMMKISHPIVFGHAVSVYYKDVFDKYGKLFDDLGVNPNNGISSVYDKIKSLPASQQEEILHDIHEVYSHRPEMAMVDSVKGITNLHIPSDVIVDASMPAMIRNSGQMWGKDGKQKDTKAVMPESTYARIYQEMINFCKTNGAFDPVTMGSVPNVGLMAQQAEEYGSHDKTFEMTADGTMRVVLADGTVLMQHEVEKGDIWRACQTKDAPIRDWVKLAVTRARQSNTPAIFWLDPERAHDRELQKKVEKYLKEHDLSGLDISIMGYNEAIRVSMERMIRGRDTISVTGNVLRDYLTDLFPIMELGTSAKMLSIVPLMAGGGMYETGAGGSAPKHVQQLIEENHLRWDSLGEFLALAVSLEETGIKTNNAKAKLLGKTLDAATGKLLDNNKSPSRKTGELDNRGSHFYLAMYWAQELAAQTEDLELQARFAPLAKTLTENEATIVAELNAAQGKPVDIGGYYRSNPELTSKVMRPSQTFNNALAALR, encoded by the coding sequence ATGCCCACCCGTTCGAAGATCATCTACACCTTCACCGACGAAGCCCCTGCTCTCGCCACCTACTCGCTTCTGCCTATCGTCGAAGCGTTTGCCGCCTCCGCAGACATCGCCGTCGAAACCAGCGACATCTCTCTTGCAGGGCGCATCCTTGCGAATTTTGCCGACTACCTGGACGCCGACAAGCGCGTCGAGGACAGTCTCGCCGCACTCGCCGAGCTGACCATGCAGCCGGATGCAAATATCGTCAAACTGCCGAACATCAGCGCATCGGTCCCTCAGCTCAAGGCGGCCATCGCTGAGCTACAGGCACTCGGCTACAACGTACCGAACTATCCAGAAGATCCGCAGACCGACGCCGAGAAAGAAGTTCGCGCGCGCTACGGCAAGGTGCTCGGTAGCGCCGTCAATCCGGTGCTGCGTGAAGGCAACTCCGACCGTCGCGCCCCTGCCGCCGTCAAGGCCTATGCACGCAAGCACCCGCACTCCATGGGCAAGTGGAGCAAGGCTTCGCAGTCGCATGCCGACTACATGCGCGGTGGCGACTTCTTCTCCAGCGAACAGTCCATCACGATGGAGAAGGCCGGTGACGTGCGCCTTGAGTTCGTCGGCAAGGACGGTCAGGTTCAGGTCAAGAAGCAACTCTCCCTGCTTGAGGGCGAAGTGCTCGACAGCATGTTCATGAGCTGCAAGAAACTGCGGGCGTTCTTCGAAGACACCCTGCAGGACTGCAAGGAAACCGGCGTGATGTGGTCCCTGCACGTCAAGGCCACGATGATGAAGATTTCCCACCCGATCGTCTTCGGCCACGCCGTCAGCGTCTACTACAAAGACGTGTTCGACAAATACGGCAAGCTGTTCGACGACCTGGGCGTCAATCCAAACAACGGCATCAGCAGCGTCTACGACAAAATCAAGTCGCTGCCGGCCTCGCAGCAGGAAGAAATCCTGCACGACATCCACGAGGTCTACAGCCACCGCCCGGAAATGGCGATGGTCGACTCGGTCAAAGGCATTACCAACCTGCACATCCCGAGCGACGTCATCGTTGATGCCTCGATGCCGGCCATGATCCGCAACTCCGGCCAGATGTGGGGCAAGGATGGCAAGCAGAAGGACACCAAAGCGGTAATGCCGGAAAGCACCTACGCCCGCATCTACCAGGAGATGATCAACTTCTGCAAGACCAACGGCGCATTCGATCCGGTGACGATGGGCAGCGTGCCGAACGTTGGCCTGATGGCGCAGCAGGCCGAAGAATACGGCTCGCACGACAAGACCTTCGAGATGACCGCCGACGGCACCATGCGCGTCGTACTGGCCGACGGCACCGTGCTGATGCAGCACGAAGTCGAGAAAGGCGATATCTGGCGCGCCTGCCAGACCAAGGACGCGCCGATCCGCGACTGGGTCAAGCTGGCCGTTACCCGCGCCCGTCAGTCCAACACCCCGGCAATCTTCTGGCTCGACCCGGAGCGCGCCCACGACCGCGAACTGCAGAAGAAGGTCGAGAAGTACCTGAAAGAGCACGACCTCAGCGGCCTGGATATCAGCATCATGGGCTACAACGAAGCCATCCGCGTCAGCATGGAACGCATGATCCGTGGCCGTGACACCATCTCGGTAACCGGCAACGTACTGCGTGACTACCTGACCGACCTGTTCCCGATCATGGAACTGGGCACTTCGGCCAAGATGCTGTCCATCGTTCCGCTGATGGCCGGCGGCGGCATGTACGAAACAGGCGCCGGCGGCTCGGCACCCAAGCATGTGCAGCAGCTGATCGAAGAGAACCACCTGCGCTGGGATTCGCTCGGCGAGTTCCTGGCGCTGGCGGTCTCCCTGGAAGAAACCGGCATCAAGACCAACAATGCGAAAGCCAAGCTGCTGGGCAAGACGCTGGATGCAGCGACCGGCAAACTGCTCGACAACAACAAGTCGCCGTCGCGCAAGACGGGTGAGCTGGACAACCGTGGCAGCCACTTCTATCTGGCAATGTACTGGGCTCAGGAACTGGCCGCGCAGACCGAAGACCTCGAGCTGCAGGCACGCTTCGCTCCGCTGGCCAAAACGCTGACCGAGAACGAAGCGACCATCGTTGCCGAACTCAACGCCGCGCAAGGCAAGCCGGTCGATATCGGCGGCTACTACCGCTCCAACCCGGAGCTGACCAGCAAGGTCATGCGTCCGAGCCAGACCTTCAACAACGCGCTCGCTGCGCTGCGTTAA